In one window of Azoarcus olearius DNA:
- a CDS encoding PEP-CTERM sorting domain-containing protein — protein MKTMLKNFAAGALVAGVVGFGAPAYAAPTFGIDLTVLPTVTDAYTGDGKTQGIDELQYAVSNNTVNLTFTSGNLVTAGSTFNFTDVGTILGTALLPPGLGKDYEGFGNTWTLNGTFNLSGSGFVSGFTAAGNPILSFTFNTGGSLVLDYVDLDETIRVLEASSTGGTGTVEVSGTGGNLGGNLSGSGFQFTADVNNLFAGFWLHPDLITEYLAGLTLAFADGNINNTITTLNADGTVTIVATTDGSASLAFVTVPEPGSLALVALSLLGIGTIARRRNQG, from the coding sequence ATGAAAACCATGCTTAAGAACTTCGCCGCCGGAGCCCTCGTTGCGGGCGTGGTCGGATTCGGGGCTCCTGCCTACGCTGCGCCGACTTTCGGCATCGACCTCACCGTCCTGCCCACCGTCACCGACGCCTACACCGGCGACGGCAAGACCCAAGGCATCGACGAACTGCAGTACGCGGTTTCGAACAACACGGTCAACCTGACCTTCACCAGCGGCAACCTCGTTACCGCCGGCTCGACCTTCAACTTCACCGACGTCGGCACCATCCTCGGCACCGCGCTGCTGCCGCCGGGGCTGGGCAAGGACTACGAGGGTTTCGGTAACACCTGGACGCTGAACGGCACGTTCAACCTGAGCGGCTCGGGTTTCGTGAGCGGCTTCACTGCTGCTGGCAACCCGATCCTGTCCTTCACGTTCAACACCGGCGGCAGCCTGGTGCTCGACTATGTCGATCTGGATGAAACCATCCGCGTGCTCGAGGCGAGCTCCACTGGCGGTACCGGTACGGTTGAAGTGAGCGGCACGGGTGGCAACCTGGGCGGCAACCTGTCCGGTTCCGGCTTCCAGTTCACCGCGGACGTCAACAACCTGTTCGCCGGTTTCTGGCTCCATCCGGACCTGATCACCGAATACCTGGCCGGTCTGACGCTCGCTTTTGCTGACGGCAACATCAACAACACCATCACCACGCTCAACGCGGATGGCACCGTCACCATCGTTGCCACCACCGATGGTTCCGCCAGCCTCGCCTTCGTGACCGTGCCGGAACCCGGCAGCCTGGCCCTTGTGGCGCTCAGCCTGCTCGGCATTGGCACCATTGCCCGTCGCCGCAACCAAGGCTGA